One part of the Enterococcus sp. DIV1094 genome encodes these proteins:
- the purN gene encoding phosphoribosylglycinamide formyltransferase → MKIAVFASGNGSNFQALVDYFKKNQLSATIDWLFCDQPEAYVLQRAKKTGTAFTSFSPKEFASKSEYEQAILEELDNRGIDLIVLAGYMRIVGEDLLAVYENKMINIHPSLLPDFPGLHGIRDAFEAGVDETGVTVHYIDRGVDTGPIIRQEKVTIEKEDTLATLEEKIHQIEHRIFPEVIANLVNMGDVK, encoded by the coding sequence ATGAAGATTGCCGTATTTGCTTCTGGAAATGGCAGTAACTTCCAAGCATTAGTCGATTATTTCAAAAAGAATCAACTTTCTGCGACGATCGACTGGTTATTCTGTGATCAGCCAGAGGCGTATGTCTTGCAACGTGCTAAAAAAACCGGGACTGCTTTTACTAGTTTTTCACCAAAAGAGTTTGCATCAAAGTCGGAGTATGAACAAGCGATCCTTGAAGAGTTGGACAATCGAGGAATCGATTTGATCGTGTTGGCTGGCTACATGCGCATCGTTGGTGAAGACTTGCTCGCGGTTTATGAAAATAAAATGATCAATATCCATCCCTCGTTATTACCGGATTTTCCTGGTTTGCATGGGATTAGGGATGCTTTTGAGGCAGGAGTAGATGAAACAGGTGTAACCGTTCATTATATCGATCGTGGTGTCGATACAGGCCCAATCATCCGTCAAGAAAAAGTGACGATCGAAAAAGAGGATACATTAGCCACATTAGAAGAAAAAATCCATCAGATCGAACATCGAATCTTTCCAGAAGTGATCGCAAATTTAGTAAATATGGGAGATGTAAAATAA
- the purQ gene encoding phosphoribosylformylglycinamidine synthase subunit PurQ, with product MKFAVIVFPGSNCDADLLWAIRDVMGAEADYVRYDETSLEGYDGVLIPGGFSYGDYLRSGAIARFSAIMDEVIRFAEEGKPVFGTCNGFQVLTEAGLLPGVLRRNDSLRFICKSAALKVNNQSMFTSEYDENEVIELPVAHGEGNYFCDEETLQELIDNNQIVFTYEGENINGSVANIAGITNKAGNVLGMMPHPERAVEALLGSEDGKRFFVSLLKNFGKVTA from the coding sequence ATGAAATTTGCCGTGATTGTTTTTCCTGGATCAAATTGTGATGCTGATTTACTTTGGGCGATCCGTGATGTGATGGGCGCAGAGGCGGACTATGTTCGTTATGATGAAACTTCTCTTGAGGGCTATGATGGGGTGTTGATCCCTGGTGGCTTTTCTTACGGCGATTACTTACGTAGTGGGGCGATTGCTCGTTTTTCTGCAATCATGGATGAAGTGATCCGTTTTGCGGAAGAAGGTAAACCTGTTTTCGGTACATGTAATGGCTTTCAAGTATTGACGGAAGCAGGATTATTACCAGGCGTCCTAAGAAGAAACGACTCACTGCGCTTCATTTGTAAATCAGCGGCACTGAAAGTCAACAACCAATCCATGTTCACTTCAGAATATGACGAAAATGAAGTCATTGAGTTGCCAGTAGCACATGGAGAAGGCAATTATTTTTGTGATGAAGAGACACTTCAAGAACTGATCGACAACAACCAAATCGTGTTTACATACGAGGGAGAAAATATTAACGGCAGTGTAGCGAACATTGCGGGAATCACAAATAAAGCGGGAAATGTGCTAGGGATGATGCCTCATCCAGAACGAGCGGTGGAAGCATTGCTAGGCTCAGAAGATGGCAAACGTTTCTTTGTTTCCCTATTGAAGAATTTCGGAAAGGTGACTGCATAA
- the purM gene encoding phosphoribosylformylglycinamidine cyclo-ligase, whose protein sequence is MGNAYAKAGVDVEAGYEVVDRIKKHVKKTERIGVMGSLGGFGGCFDLSTYKLKEPVLVSGTDGVGTKLAVAIAADRHETIGIDCVAMCVNDILAQGAEPLYFLDYLATGKNDPERLEKVVAGVATGCVSANMALIGGETAEMPGMYQGDDYDLAGFAVGIAEKKQLITGETIAAGDILLGLPSSGIHSNGYSLVRKIFLEQQGFSLEETIEGLDAPLADVLLEPTKIYVSTLLPLVKEEKIKGTAHITGGGFIENIPRMLPENMAASIKQGTWPVLPIFDALQKYGEIPAHEMYEIFNMGIGMVIAVAPEDAAGIIEKIRESGEKVYQIGQVVPFVDQKVVIEEGKK, encoded by the coding sequence ATGGGCAATGCGTATGCAAAAGCAGGCGTGGACGTAGAAGCGGGCTACGAAGTCGTGGATCGCATCAAAAAACATGTGAAGAAAACAGAAAGAATCGGTGTGATGGGTTCGCTGGGCGGATTCGGTGGCTGTTTTGACCTTAGCACGTACAAGTTAAAAGAACCGGTCTTAGTTTCTGGGACAGATGGTGTAGGTACTAAGTTAGCGGTAGCTATCGCCGCAGATCGTCATGAAACGATCGGTATCGATTGTGTAGCGATGTGCGTCAATGATATTTTGGCGCAAGGAGCAGAACCTTTATACTTTTTAGATTATCTAGCAACAGGAAAAAATGATCCGGAACGGTTAGAAAAAGTCGTCGCTGGTGTGGCAACTGGTTGTGTATCAGCCAATATGGCATTGATCGGTGGAGAAACAGCAGAAATGCCTGGCATGTATCAAGGAGACGATTATGATTTAGCTGGTTTTGCGGTAGGAATCGCAGAGAAAAAGCAATTGATCACTGGTGAAACGATCGCCGCAGGAGATATCTTATTAGGGTTGCCTTCAAGCGGTATTCATTCAAATGGCTACTCTTTAGTTCGCAAAATCTTTTTAGAACAACAAGGATTTTCGTTGGAGGAAACAATCGAAGGGTTGGATGCTCCGTTAGCAGATGTATTGCTCGAACCGACGAAAATCTATGTTTCAACCTTATTGCCATTAGTCAAAGAAGAAAAGATCAAAGGGACTGCGCATATTACAGGTGGCGGGTTTATCGAAAATATTCCTCGGATGTTACCAGAAAATATGGCTGCAAGCATCAAACAAGGCACGTGGCCGGTTTTACCGATTTTTGATGCGCTACAGAAATATGGTGAGATCCCTGCCCATGAAATGTATGAAATCTTTAACATGGGGATCGGCATGGTCATTGCTGTGGCGCCAGAAGATGCGGCTGGGATCATCGAGAAGATCCGTGAGTCTGGCGAAAAAGTGTACCAAATCGGTCAAGTGGTACCGTTTGTTGACCAAAAAGTAGTGATCGAAGAGGGAAAAAAATGA
- the purB gene encoding adenylosuccinate lyase gives MLERYTRPEMGNIWTEQNKYQAWLEVEILADEAWAELGEIPKEDVAKIREHASFDIDRILEIEQSTRHDVVAFTRAVSETLGEERKWVHYGLTSTDVVDTAYGYQIKQANDILREDLKRFTAIIGEKAKEHKYTVMMGRTHGVHAEPTTFGLKLATWYSEMKRNIERFEHAAKGVEAGKISGAVGTFANIPPFIEEYVCEKLGIRAQEVSTQVLPRDLHAEYFATMSLIATSIERFATEIRGLQKSETREVEEFFAKGQKGSSAMPHKRNPIGSENMAGLARVIRGHMITAYENVSLWHERDISHSSAERIILPDTTILLDYMLNRFGNIVKNLTVFPENMKRNMEATFGLIYSQRVMLKLIDKGMTREEAYDLVQPKTAYSWDNQVAFRPLLEEDEAITSVLTSEEIDEAFDYNHHMKNVDVIFERVGLA, from the coding sequence ATGTTAGAACGTTATACACGACCTGAAATGGGCAATATTTGGACAGAGCAAAACAAATACCAAGCATGGCTAGAAGTGGAGATCCTTGCTGATGAAGCTTGGGCAGAGTTAGGAGAAATACCTAAGGAAGATGTCGCAAAAATTCGTGAACATGCGTCTTTTGATATTGATCGTATCTTAGAGATCGAACAATCGACTCGCCATGATGTCGTTGCCTTTACTCGAGCTGTGTCTGAAACACTTGGCGAAGAAAGAAAATGGGTCCATTATGGCTTGACGAGTACAGATGTTGTCGATACGGCTTACGGTTATCAAATCAAACAAGCCAATGACATTTTGCGAGAAGATTTGAAACGTTTCACAGCGATCATAGGCGAAAAAGCAAAAGAGCATAAGTATACCGTGATGATGGGACGTACGCATGGTGTGCATGCTGAACCAACGACTTTTGGACTGAAATTGGCTACTTGGTATTCTGAGATGAAACGAAACATCGAACGTTTTGAACATGCAGCAAAAGGCGTAGAAGCAGGGAAAATTTCTGGCGCTGTTGGTACGTTTGCGAATATCCCACCGTTTATCGAAGAGTATGTCTGCGAAAAATTAGGAATACGTGCGCAAGAAGTATCGACCCAAGTTTTACCACGTGATCTGCATGCAGAGTATTTTGCAACGATGTCATTGATTGCGACAAGTATTGAGCGTTTTGCGACTGAGATCCGCGGACTTCAAAAATCTGAGACACGTGAAGTGGAAGAGTTTTTTGCGAAAGGACAAAAAGGTTCATCAGCAATGCCTCATAAACGGAATCCGATCGGGTCAGAGAATATGGCAGGTTTAGCACGTGTGATCCGTGGACATATGATCACCGCTTACGAGAATGTTTCGCTTTGGCACGAAAGAGATATTTCACATTCTTCTGCGGAACGAATCATTTTACCTGATACAACGATCTTGCTTGACTACATGTTGAACCGTTTCGGCAATATCGTTAAAAACCTTACAGTATTCCCAGAAAACATGAAGCGTAACATGGAAGCTACTTTCGGCTTGATCTACAGTCAACGTGTTATGTTGAAATTGATCGACAAAGGCATGACAAGAGAAGAAGCTTACGATCTTGTTCAACCTAAGACTGCTTATTCATGGGACAATCAAGTGGCTTTCCGTCCGTTATTAGAAGAAGACGAAGCGATCACTTCTGTTTTGACATCAGAAGAAATCGATGAAGCCTTTGACTATAACCATCACATGAAAAATGTTGATGTCATTTTTGAACGTGTTGGTTTAGCCTGA
- the purL gene encoding phosphoribosylformylglycinamidine synthase subunit PurL, with product MKTMIEPTALEIKEQKIYTQWGLTDEEYRMIEEDILGRMPNYTETGLFSVMWSEHCSYKNSKPILKKFPTSGPKVLQGPGEGAGIVDIGDGQAVVFKAESHNHPSAVEPYEGAATGVGGIIRDIFSMGARPIALLDSLRFGELDNPRTKYLLEEVVAGIGGYGNCIGVPTVGGEIAFDPCYEGNPLVNAMCVGLIDHKDIQKGQASGVGNSIMYVGAKTGRDGIHGATFASEEFSQEEEQQRSAVQVGDPFMEKLLLEACLELILEHSDILVGIQDMGAAGLVSSSSEMASKAGSGLILTLDDVPQRESHMTPYEMMLSESQERMLICVKAGAEARVQELFQKYDLDAVTIGKVTDDGQYRLYHHGKEVANLPVDALAEDAPVYHKEMVEPERMAKFRELGQYQPVISDPNETLTALLKQPTIASKRSIYETYDSRVQTNTVVAPGSDAAVLRIRGTKKALAMTTDCNARYIYLDPEVGGQIAVAEAARNIVASGGQPLAITDCLNYGSPDKPEVFWELAYSADGIAKACDMLETPVISGNVSLYNETDGQAIYPTPMIGMVGLIEAHEHITTQGFKQAGDLIYVIGQTFADFNGSELQKMQLGRIEGMVEHFDLTNEKENQNLVLEAIKAGLIQSAHDCAEGGLAVAIAESAFTNGLGVSTTVDLPVAHLFSETQSRFVVSVTKENQQAFEKLAGNRVTLLGHVTEQEQLVVQASDGSIDLPVASAKQSWEEAIECLMK from the coding sequence ATGAAAACAATGATCGAACCAACTGCATTAGAAATCAAAGAACAAAAGATTTATACGCAATGGGGATTGACGGATGAGGAATACCGTATGATCGAAGAAGATATTTTAGGTAGAATGCCTAACTATACGGAGACTGGTTTGTTCTCAGTGATGTGGAGTGAACATTGTTCTTACAAAAATTCAAAACCGATCCTAAAGAAATTCCCTACGAGTGGGCCAAAGGTGTTGCAAGGCCCAGGTGAAGGTGCGGGGATCGTCGATATTGGCGATGGTCAAGCAGTAGTTTTTAAAGCAGAAAGTCATAATCATCCTTCAGCAGTTGAACCCTATGAAGGGGCTGCGACTGGTGTTGGTGGCATTATTCGCGATATTTTCAGCATGGGCGCACGTCCGATCGCTTTACTTGATTCTTTGCGTTTTGGTGAATTAGATAATCCTCGCACCAAATATCTTTTAGAAGAAGTCGTTGCGGGTATCGGTGGCTACGGCAATTGTATCGGTGTACCGACGGTTGGCGGCGAGATCGCCTTCGATCCTTGTTATGAAGGCAACCCATTAGTGAATGCGATGTGTGTTGGTTTGATCGACCATAAAGATATCCAAAAAGGTCAAGCATCAGGTGTGGGCAACTCGATTATGTATGTGGGCGCTAAAACAGGTCGTGACGGTATCCACGGTGCGACGTTTGCCTCTGAAGAGTTTAGCCAAGAAGAAGAACAACAACGTTCAGCAGTCCAAGTAGGCGATCCGTTTATGGAGAAATTATTGTTAGAAGCTTGTTTGGAATTGATTTTGGAGCACTCAGACATTCTAGTAGGTATCCAAGATATGGGAGCGGCAGGTCTTGTTTCCTCTAGTTCAGAAATGGCTTCAAAAGCTGGATCTGGCTTGATCTTGACCTTAGATGATGTGCCGCAACGTGAATCGCACATGACACCTTATGAAATGATGTTGTCTGAATCACAAGAACGGATGTTGATCTGTGTGAAGGCAGGTGCAGAAGCGCGTGTCCAAGAACTATTCCAAAAATACGACTTAGATGCAGTAACGATCGGAAAAGTGACGGATGACGGTCAATACCGTTTGTATCATCATGGAAAAGAAGTAGCAAATCTTCCTGTCGATGCCTTGGCAGAAGATGCGCCTGTGTATCATAAAGAAATGGTTGAACCTGAACGGATGGCGAAATTCCGTGAATTAGGCCAATACCAACCAGTGATTTCTGATCCGAACGAAACGTTGACAGCTTTGCTGAAACAACCAACGATTGCGTCTAAGCGTTCGATTTATGAAACCTATGATTCTCGTGTGCAGACGAATACAGTCGTGGCTCCTGGTAGTGATGCGGCAGTCTTGCGGATTCGTGGCACGAAAAAAGCGTTAGCGATGACGACAGATTGTAATGCTCGCTATATTTACCTTGATCCAGAAGTTGGTGGCCAGATCGCAGTTGCAGAAGCAGCACGCAATATCGTAGCTAGTGGTGGTCAACCATTAGCGATCACTGACTGTTTGAATTATGGCTCACCGGACAAACCAGAAGTCTTCTGGGAGTTAGCTTATTCAGCTGACGGGATCGCCAAAGCATGTGACATGTTGGAAACACCTGTGATCTCAGGGAATGTTTCTTTATATAACGAAACAGACGGACAAGCGATCTATCCTACACCGATGATCGGGATGGTCGGATTGATCGAAGCGCATGAACATATCACGACCCAAGGATTCAAACAAGCGGGCGATTTGATCTACGTGATCGGTCAGACGTTTGCGGACTTTAATGGGAGCGAATTGCAAAAGATGCAACTTGGTCGAATCGAAGGAATGGTCGAACATTTTGATCTAACGAACGAAAAAGAAAATCAAAACTTAGTATTGGAAGCAATCAAAGCGGGATTGATCCAAAGTGCGCATGACTGTGCAGAAGGCGGCTTAGCGGTGGCTATCGCTGAATCAGCATTCACCAATGGATTGGGTGTATCGACAACAGTTGATTTGCCAGTCGCTCACCTGTTTTCTGAAACACAATCACGTTTTGTCGTATCCGTGACAAAAGAAAATCAACAAGCATTTGAAAAGTTAGCTGGTAATCGTGTGACGCTCCTTGGTCACGTGACTGAACAGGAACAATTAGTGGTACAAGCGAGTGATGGAAGCATTGACTTGCCAGTCGCTTCTGCGAAACAGTCTTGGGAGGAAGCAATCGAATGTCTTATGAAGTAA
- the purK gene encoding 5-(carboxyamino)imidazole ribonucleotide synthase produces the protein MVKPLLPGSTIGIVGGGQLGRMMAISAKEMGFKVGVLDPMNDCPAAQVADWHIESSYDDTFALEELARRTEVITYEFENVSVEALNAILPMSFIPQGTDLLAITQDRLLEKSFLETNNIVIAPHATIVSPTDIQDAIDGIGYPCVLKTTRGGYDGKGQYVLKSRADLAPAMDLLREGTCVLEAWIPFEKELSIMVAGNGQGQYMTFPVVENIHRNNILHETITPATVPTDVIEEAERIAKVIAEAVSLSGVLGVEMFLTKTGGLYVNELAPRPHNSGHYTLEACGMTQFDAHIRGICGWPLAEKVPLLSKAVMVNVLGEQLLESYNLIAKKQDWKFHFYGKKQAKKGRKMGHITILTEDIEATLKEIEKTNIWD, from the coding sequence TTGGTTAAACCATTATTACCAGGATCGACGATCGGGATCGTCGGTGGTGGACAGTTAGGTCGCATGATGGCGATCAGTGCAAAAGAAATGGGATTCAAAGTCGGTGTACTTGATCCAATGAATGATTGCCCGGCTGCTCAAGTAGCAGATTGGCATATCGAAAGTTCATATGATGATACTTTTGCCTTGGAGGAACTTGCAAGAAGAACTGAGGTTATCACCTACGAATTTGAAAATGTCAGCGTTGAAGCGCTGAATGCGATTTTGCCCATGTCATTTATTCCTCAAGGGACAGATTTGTTGGCGATCACGCAAGATCGTCTTTTAGAAAAATCTTTTTTAGAAACAAATAATATTGTGATCGCACCACATGCGACGATCGTTAGTCCAACAGATATCCAAGATGCAATCGATGGTATCGGCTATCCTTGTGTGTTGAAAACAACTCGAGGCGGATATGATGGGAAAGGGCAATATGTTCTGAAGAGTCGAGCGGACTTAGCTCCTGCGATGGATCTTTTAAGAGAAGGGACTTGCGTATTAGAAGCATGGATCCCATTTGAGAAAGAACTATCGATCATGGTCGCTGGAAATGGACAAGGACAATATATGACATTCCCAGTTGTTGAAAATATCCACCGCAACAACATTCTTCATGAAACGATCACTCCAGCAACGGTTCCAACTGATGTGATCGAAGAAGCAGAAAGGATCGCGAAAGTGATCGCCGAAGCAGTTAGTTTGTCCGGTGTACTTGGCGTCGAAATGTTTTTGACGAAGACTGGTGGATTATACGTCAATGAATTAGCACCACGTCCACATAATTCAGGACACTACACCTTGGAAGCTTGTGGGATGACACAGTTTGATGCGCATATTCGCGGAATCTGTGGCTGGCCGTTAGCTGAAAAAGTGCCACTATTGAGCAAAGCAGTCATGGTCAACGTTTTAGGCGAGCAACTATTAGAAAGTTACAATTTGATTGCCAAAAAACAAGATTGGAAATTCCATTTTTATGGCAAGAAACAAGCAAAAAAAGGTCGTAAGATGGGACATATCACGATTTTGACAGAAGATATCGAGGCGACATTGAAAGAAATCGAAAAAACGAATATTTGGGACTAA
- the purF gene encoding amidophosphoribosyltransferase: MSYEVRSINEECGVFGVWGHPQAANVTYFGLHSLQHRGQEGAGIVSNDEGKLYGHRDLGLLSEVFKDPRKLAALSGQAAIGHVRYATAGNGSVDNIQPFLFKFYDQSIGLAHNGNLTNARSLRTSLEKDGAIFHSNSDTEILMHLIRRSNEETFLDRLKEALAEVKGGFAYLLLTEDSMVAALDPNGFRPLAIGQMKNGAYVITSETCALEGIGARFVRDVLPGEIVIINDEGYTIEQYTTETQLAICSMEYIYFARPDSDIAGINVHTARKNMGRRLAAEAPIDADMVVGVPNSSLSAASGYAEASGIPYEIGLVKNQYVARTFIQPTPELREQGVRMKLSAVRGVVEGKKIIMVDDSIVRGTTSRRIVNLLKEAGAKEVHVRIASPPLKYPCFYGIDIQTRKELIAANHSIEEIRECIGADSLDFLSEEGLIDAIGLQKDAPYSGLCMAYFNGDYPTPLYDYEEKYQESLKEKVSFF, translated from the coding sequence ATGTCTTATGAAGTAAGAAGTATCAATGAAGAATGTGGAGTGTTTGGCGTTTGGGGACATCCCCAAGCTGCCAACGTCACTTATTTTGGTTTGCATAGTTTGCAACATCGGGGACAAGAAGGCGCTGGTATCGTATCGAATGATGAAGGGAAGTTATATGGTCACCGTGATCTTGGATTGCTTTCAGAAGTTTTCAAAGATCCACGAAAACTAGCTGCATTATCGGGACAGGCAGCGATCGGTCACGTTCGTTATGCCACCGCTGGCAATGGCAGCGTGGATAATATCCAACCTTTCTTGTTCAAGTTTTATGATCAATCGATCGGATTGGCTCATAATGGGAATCTGACGAATGCGCGCTCGTTGCGCACGTCTTTAGAAAAAGATGGCGCTATCTTTCATTCAAACTCAGACACAGAGATTCTGATGCATTTGATCCGTCGCAGTAACGAAGAGACATTTTTAGACCGACTGAAAGAAGCGTTGGCTGAGGTAAAAGGAGGATTTGCCTACCTTTTATTAACAGAGGACTCAATGGTTGCGGCCTTGGATCCAAATGGTTTCCGCCCATTAGCCATTGGTCAGATGAAAAATGGGGCGTATGTCATTACTTCTGAAACGTGTGCGTTAGAAGGAATCGGCGCGCGTTTCGTACGTGATGTCTTACCTGGAGAAATCGTGATCATCAATGATGAAGGGTATACGATCGAACAATACACAACTGAAACGCAATTGGCGATCTGTTCAATGGAATATATTTATTTTGCCCGTCCTGACTCTGATATTGCGGGGATCAATGTTCATACGGCACGTAAAAATATGGGGAGACGTTTAGCAGCCGAAGCACCAATCGATGCAGACATGGTGGTTGGTGTGCCAAATTCTTCTTTGTCTGCGGCAAGTGGCTATGCTGAAGCAAGCGGGATTCCTTATGAAATCGGATTGGTGAAAAATCAATACGTGGCTCGTACGTTCATCCAACCAACGCCAGAATTAAGAGAGCAAGGTGTTCGAATGAAGCTTTCTGCGGTTCGTGGTGTTGTTGAAGGCAAAAAAATCATTATGGTCGATGATTCGATCGTTCGTGGCACGACGAGTCGAAGAATCGTGAATTTATTAAAAGAAGCTGGCGCAAAAGAAGTCCATGTACGTATTGCTTCTCCGCCATTAAAGTATCCTTGCTTTTATGGCATTGATATCCAAACGAGAAAAGAACTGATTGCAGCGAATCATTCGATCGAAGAGATCAGAGAATGTATCGGCGCTGATTCGTTGGATTTCTTAAGTGAAGAAGGATTGATCGACGCCATCGGGTTGCAAAAAGATGCACCCTATTCAGGGCTATGTATGGCTTATTTCAACGGCGATTATCCAACACCGCTGTATGACTATGAAGAGAAATACCAAGAATCTTTAAAAGAAAAAGTATCATTTTTTTAG
- the purS gene encoding phosphoribosylformylglycinamidine synthase subunit PurS, with protein sequence MYFVKVYVTYKDSVLDPQGEAVKNAVHRLGYDAIEEIRIGKYFEIQVSASEEEVEATIEAICDRLLANVNMETYRYEISKMEEV encoded by the coding sequence ATGTATTTTGTAAAAGTGTACGTAACATATAAGGACTCAGTATTAGACCCTCAAGGAGAAGCAGTTAAAAACGCGGTTCATCGTTTAGGTTACGATGCGATCGAAGAGATTCGTATCGGAAAATATTTTGAGATCCAAGTATCAGCGAGTGAAGAGGAAGTTGAGGCAACGATCGAAGCAATCTGTGATCGCTTATTAGCAAATGTCAATATGGAAACTTATCGTTATGAAATCAGCAAAATGGAGGAAGTTTAG
- the purE gene encoding 5-(carboxyamino)imidazole ribonucleotide mutase gives MTAKISVIMGSISDWDTMKHACEIIEEFGVPYEKKVVSAHRTPDLMFSYAEEAREKGIKVIIAGAGGAAHLPGMVAAKTTLPVIGVPVQSRTLNGLDSLLSIVQMPGGVPVATTAIGKAGAINAGLLAIQMLSMYDLELEAALAKRRAMSVESVIESSDQLG, from the coding sequence ATGACTGCAAAAATTTCTGTGATCATGGGAAGTATTTCGGATTGGGATACAATGAAACATGCGTGTGAAATCATCGAAGAATTTGGTGTTCCATATGAAAAGAAAGTGGTATCTGCGCATCGGACACCTGATTTGATGTTCTCATACGCTGAGGAAGCTCGAGAAAAAGGAATAAAAGTCATCATAGCTGGGGCGGGCGGTGCTGCGCATCTACCAGGGATGGTTGCCGCAAAAACGACCCTACCGGTAATCGGTGTTCCTGTCCAAAGCCGAACATTGAACGGATTAGATTCTTTGTTGTCCATCGTCCAAATGCCAGGCGGCGTCCCTGTAGCGACAACCGCAATTGGAAAAGCTGGAGCAATTAATGCCGGTCTACTTGCGATACAGATGCTTTCAATGTATGATTTAGAATTGGAGGCTGCATTAGCGAAACGACGCGCAATGTCGGTTGAATCTGTAATAGAAAGTAGTGATCAACTTGGTTAA
- the purC gene encoding phosphoribosylaminoimidazolesuccinocarboxamide synthase gives MEKRDLLYEGKAKRMFRTNDESVLWVEYLDQVTALNGGMKDQMQGKAELNNQITSAIFEYLATQGIKNHFIEKLSKTEQLIKKRSIIPLEVVVRNISAGSFSKRLGVEEGQVLPTPIVEFYYKKDELNDPFINDAHVTFLELATPVEIAELKKQALQINEHLSELFKKIDLQLVDFKVEFGRTASGEIELADEISPDTCRLWDLVTHEHMDKDVYRRKIGDIIPVYQEVLNRLNQLSIENKGE, from the coding sequence ATGGAAAAACGAGATTTGCTCTATGAAGGAAAAGCAAAAAGAATGTTTCGCACGAATGATGAATCTGTCTTATGGGTGGAGTATTTAGATCAAGTAACAGCCCTCAATGGTGGGATGAAAGATCAGATGCAAGGGAAAGCTGAATTAAACAATCAAATCACAAGTGCTATTTTTGAATACTTAGCGACACAAGGAATCAAAAATCATTTTATTGAGAAATTATCAAAAACCGAACAATTAATTAAAAAACGGTCGATCATTCCCTTGGAAGTGGTCGTGAGAAACATTTCAGCTGGAAGTTTTTCAAAGCGTTTAGGAGTAGAAGAAGGACAAGTGTTACCAACACCGATCGTTGAATTTTATTATAAAAAAGATGAATTAAATGATCCATTCATCAATGATGCCCATGTTACTTTTCTGGAGTTGGCAACGCCAGTAGAGATTGCAGAGCTAAAAAAACAAGCATTGCAAATCAATGAACATTTAAGTGAACTGTTCAAAAAAATCGATTTACAATTGGTCGATTTCAAAGTGGAATTTGGACGAACTGCGTCAGGTGAAATCGAACTGGCAGACGAGATCTCCCCGGATACTTGTCGTTTATGGGATCTTGTGACCCATGAACATATGGATAAAGATGTATATCGACGGAAGATCGGTGATATCATTCCTGTCTATCAAGAAGTACTGAATCGTTTAAATCAATTATCAATCGAAAATAAAGGAGAATAA